Proteins encoded in a region of the Geobacillus genomosp. 3 genome:
- the speD gene encoding adenosylmethionine decarboxylase — protein MNKTPRVKLHGFNNLTKSLSFNMYDICYTKTAKEREAYIEYIDDVYNAERLTNILRRVADMIGAHVLNIAKQDYVPQGASVTMLVSEGPVVEVPEDDGPLPEAVVLSLDKSHITVHTYPEYHPNDGISTFRADIDVVTCGEISPLKALDYLIHSFDADIMIIDYRVRGFTRDIHGYKLFIDHDITSIQDYIPGHIREKYDMIDVNIYQENIFHTKCKLKQFDLDNYLFGYAKADLSEQEANETTTKLRREMDEIFYGKNMPAPF, from the coding sequence ATGAACAAAACACCGCGCGTCAAGCTGCACGGGTTCAACAACTTGACGAAATCACTCAGCTTCAATATGTACGATATTTGCTATACGAAAACGGCGAAGGAGCGGGAGGCGTATATCGAATATATTGACGACGTGTACAATGCCGAGCGGCTGACGAATATTTTAAGACGTGTCGCCGATATGATCGGCGCCCATGTGTTAAACATCGCCAAACAAGATTACGTTCCGCAGGGCGCGAGCGTGACGATGCTCGTTTCCGAAGGGCCGGTCGTCGAGGTGCCCGAAGATGACGGCCCTTTGCCAGAAGCGGTGGTGCTGTCGCTCGACAAAAGCCATATCACCGTCCATACATACCCGGAATACCATCCGAATGACGGAATTAGCACGTTCCGCGCCGATATTGATGTCGTCACGTGCGGGGAAATTTCGCCGCTCAAAGCGCTCGACTATTTGATTCATTCATTTGACGCCGACATTATGATTATCGACTACCGCGTGCGCGGATTTACACGCGACATTCACGGATACAAGCTATTTATCGACCATGACATTACATCAATTCAAGATTATATCCCGGGGCACATTCGCGAAAAGTACGATATGATCGACGTAAACATTTACCAAGAGAATATTTTTCACACAAAATGCAAGTTAAAACAGTTTGACTTGGACAACTACTTGTTTGGCTATGCAAAAGCGGACTTAAGCGAACAAGAGGCGAACGAAACAACCACCAAGCTGAGAAGGGAGATGGATGAAATCTTTTACGGAAAAAATATGCCTGCCCCCTTTTGA
- a CDS encoding IS110 family transposase encodes MDVLYHRCAGLDVHAKTIVVCALWGEEDHIQKEIETFSTFTKDLFRLLKWLEDREITHLAMESTGVYWKPVFNILEDYFDITLANAQRIKNVPGRKTDVSDAEWIAKLLRYGLIEKSFVPPAPIRELRDLTRLRKKWVGQLIAEKNRIHKVLECSNIKLGTVISDIFGVSGRKLLTRLMEQGYIEEADIDACLHGRMKGKKQQIQESLFGTLTEHELFMIRQSWKHIEYLESLIQEMDQRIDHLLQPYQQEVDLLMTIPGVKKETAAVIIAEIGVDMGQFPTPQRLASWAGVAPGNHESAGKRKSTRTVKGNPHIKSALCEAAWALSRCRNQPLAAKFWSLAARRGKKKALVAIAHRMLVTIYCMLSRKEPFWGPQVS; translated from the coding sequence ATGGATGTGCTTTATCATCGTTGCGCAGGTTTAGATGTTCATGCCAAAACGATTGTCGTTTGTGCGCTTTGGGGAGAAGAAGACCACATTCAAAAGGAGATCGAAACGTTTTCGACGTTTACCAAAGACTTGTTTCGCCTCCTGAAATGGCTCGAGGATCGAGAAATCACTCATCTAGCGATGGAGAGTACGGGGGTTTACTGGAAACCGGTCTTTAACATTTTAGAGGACTACTTTGACATTACCTTGGCCAACGCTCAGCGAATCAAGAATGTCCCAGGGAGAAAAACGGATGTATCCGATGCGGAATGGATCGCTAAATTATTGCGTTATGGACTGATTGAAAAGAGTTTTGTGCCACCCGCGCCAATTCGAGAATTGCGGGACTTGACCCGTTTACGCAAAAAGTGGGTGGGTCAATTGATTGCGGAAAAAAACCGAATTCATAAAGTATTGGAGTGTTCCAATATCAAGCTGGGTACGGTGATTTCCGACATCTTCGGAGTATCGGGCCGAAAACTCTTGACCCGTTTAATGGAACAGGGGTACATCGAAGAAGCCGATATCGACGCTTGCCTTCACGGAAGAATGAAAGGGAAAAAGCAACAAATTCAGGAATCGCTCTTTGGGACATTAACCGAACATGAGTTGTTCATGATTCGCCAATCGTGGAAGCACATCGAGTATTTGGAAAGCTTGATTCAGGAGATGGACCAACGCATCGACCATCTCTTACAACCGTATCAACAGGAAGTGGATCTTCTGATGACGATTCCTGGAGTGAAAAAGGAAACCGCCGCCGTCATCATCGCCGAAATCGGAGTGGATATGGGACAGTTCCCGACACCGCAGCGCCTCGCTTCTTGGGCTGGGGTGGCCCCGGGAAATCACGAAAGCGCTGGAAAACGCAAAAGTACACGAACGGTAAAGGGTAATCCTCATATTAAATCCGCGTTATGCGAGGCGGCATGGGCGTTATCCCGATGCAGGAATCAACCGTTGGCGGCGAAATTTTGGTCATTGGCGGCTCGCCGGGGAAAGAAAAAAGCACTCGTTGCGATCGCGCACCGAATGCTTGTCACCATTTACTGCATGCTTTCCCGAAAAGAACCGTTTTGGGGACCACAAGTAAGTTAG
- a CDS encoding IS110 family transposase: MNCTQNQKINQVTEHTLVVGIDIAKRTHYACFVDDRGRVLRKSFPIFQSKEGFQQLYEAIQEGRKAFGKAQVIVAVEPTGHYWLNLAYFLEENGIPLVMVNPAHVCRSKELDDNLPTKHDAKDALVIARLAKDGRFLVPRLLHEIEADLRVGSTLKEKLRKEQAAVKNAIICWTDRYFPEFWTVFRDLGKTALAVLEWTPLPADMAGRTAEELLEAYRQSEGLKCPQKAKIQALIDAAKGSIGVTEGTTMARFEIAALVRQYRQFEAEIAALDAELKALVQTTMEYQWLKTVDGLGDATIIDLLAEIGSFAHYRDPRQLVKLAGLTLKENSSGQRKGQKHISKRGRKRLRSVLFRAVIPLIRHNEAFRELHEYYTTRPVNPLTGKQSIVALCRKLLNVLFAICTKKQAFDAERMRQDVLSHVPHRAA; encoded by the coding sequence ATGAATTGTACACAAAATCAGAAAATCAATCAAGTCACGGAACACACATTGGTCGTGGGCATCGATATCGCGAAACGAACCCACTACGCCTGCTTCGTGGATGACCGGGGGCGCGTGCTTCGCAAGTCGTTCCCGATCTTCCAGTCGAAAGAGGGGTTTCAACAGCTGTATGAAGCGATCCAGGAGGGGAGGAAAGCGTTCGGGAAGGCACAGGTGATCGTCGCCGTGGAGCCGACCGGGCACTACTGGTTGAACCTGGCCTACTTCCTCGAGGAAAACGGGATCCCGCTGGTCATGGTCAACCCGGCGCATGTGTGCCGGTCGAAAGAACTCGATGACAACCTGCCGACGAAACACGACGCCAAAGACGCCCTGGTCATCGCCAGGCTGGCGAAAGACGGGCGATTCCTCGTCCCCCGGCTGCTGCACGAGATCGAAGCGGATTTGCGCGTCGGGAGCACGCTCAAAGAGAAGCTCCGGAAGGAACAGGCGGCGGTGAAAAACGCGATCATCTGTTGGACGGATCGGTATTTTCCAGAGTTTTGGACCGTGTTTCGCGACCTGGGGAAAACAGCGCTGGCGGTGCTGGAGTGGACGCCGCTTCCGGCCGATATGGCGGGTCGGACCGCCGAGGAGCTTCTGGAGGCGTACCGGCAAAGCGAAGGGCTGAAATGCCCGCAGAAAGCGAAAATTCAGGCGTTGATCGACGCCGCGAAGGGCTCGATTGGGGTGACGGAAGGGACGACGATGGCCCGGTTTGAGATCGCCGCGCTCGTCCGCCAATACCGCCAGTTCGAGGCCGAAATCGCAGCGTTGGACGCCGAGTTGAAGGCATTGGTTCAAACAACGATGGAGTATCAATGGCTGAAAACGGTCGACGGGTTGGGAGATGCCACGATCATCGATCTGCTGGCGGAGATCGGCAGTTTTGCCCACTATCGGGACCCGCGTCAATTGGTGAAATTGGCGGGCCTGACGCTCAAGGAGAACTCCTCCGGCCAGCGCAAAGGGCAAAAGCACATCTCGAAGCGGGGACGGAAACGGCTGCGATCGGTGCTGTTTCGGGCGGTGATTCCGCTGATCCGGCACAATGAGGCGTTTCGCGAGCTGCATGAGTACTATACGACCCGGCCCGTCAACCCGCTGACCGGAAAGCAGTCCATCGTCGCGTTATGCCGAAAGCTGTTGAATGTGCTGTTTGCGATTTGCACGAAGAAACAAGCGTTTGACGCGGAGCGAATGAGGCAGGACGTCTTGTCCCATGTTCCACACCGGGCGGCCTAA
- a CDS encoding ParA family protein, translating to MTRKAKTVSVINWKGGVGKTTLTYHLAVGLQHLSRDQLEPLAYKNMPPKVLLVDADAQCNLCISCLTAEQFEHMIYRDKAGTLKDLIKHFLENERPPVDVHDYILPSCVRSGNDEVYTNIDLLPSHPDLIYTDMNIAVYSRPNFRKQLLGSDLYKFQLLDNILNTVKHEYDFIFIDCPPNLNYVTQNALYASDCYLIPTIPDKLSSYGILSIIHKVNDLNQMFRSAVKGYTDTKLVGIVLNQIREYGNKPKDTQAYIINILKSMFHTEIFENYLTYGDGIPKASAFGYPVFALARSHPNSEKQSQCVKNITFEFVTYSHHLRFA from the coding sequence ATGACGCGGAAAGCGAAAACAGTGAGTGTCATCAATTGGAAGGGGGGAGTAGGGAAGACGACATTGACCTACCATTTAGCCGTTGGGTTACAGCACTTATCCCGTGATCAACTTGAACCGCTGGCCTACAAAAATATGCCTCCAAAAGTCCTGCTTGTTGACGCTGATGCCCAGTGCAACCTTTGCATTTCCTGCCTAACGGCGGAGCAGTTTGAACATATGATCTATCGGGATAAGGCCGGCACGCTAAAAGACTTAATCAAACACTTTTTAGAGAACGAGCGGCCGCCTGTCGATGTTCACGACTATATTTTGCCCTCTTGTGTACGAAGCGGGAATGATGAAGTATATACAAATATCGATTTGCTTCCTTCACACCCGGACTTAATCTACACCGATATGAACATTGCCGTCTATTCGAGGCCGAACTTTCGAAAGCAGCTTCTCGGCTCTGATCTTTATAAGTTCCAGCTGTTGGACAACATTTTGAACACCGTCAAACACGAGTATGATTTTATTTTCATCGACTGCCCGCCCAATTTAAACTATGTAACGCAAAATGCCCTGTACGCCAGCGACTGCTACTTGATTCCCACCATCCCCGACAAACTCTCTTCGTACGGTATTTTATCCATTATTCACAAGGTGAACGACCTAAATCAAATGTTTCGCTCCGCTGTCAAAGGCTACACTGATACAAAGCTGGTCGGCATTGTCCTAAACCAGATTCGCGAATATGGAAACAAACCGAAAGATACACAAGCATATATTATTAATATCTTAAAAAGCATGTTCCATACAGAGATTTTCGAAAACTATTTAACCTACGGAGACGGGATCCCCAAAGCGTCTGCCTTCGGCTATCCGGTATTCGCCCTGGCGCGTTCGCATCCCAACTCCGAAAAACAAAGCCAATGTGTCAAAAACATCACTTTTGAATTTGTGACATACTCCCACCACCTACGCTTCGCTTAG
- a CDS encoding RNA-guided endonuclease InsQ/TnpB family protein: protein MANKAYQFRLYPTKEQEQLLAKTFGCVRFVYNKMLEERIQLFEKFKDDKESLKQQKFPTPAKYKKEFPWLKEVDSLALANAQLNLQKAFQNFFSGRAGFPKLKNRKAKQSYTTNVVNGNMKLSDGYIKLPKLKWIKLRQHREIPAHHIIKACTITKTKTGKYYISILTEYEHQPAPKEVQTVVGLDFSMSTLYVDSEGKRANYPRFYRKALEKLAKEQRKLSRKKKGSNRWHKQRLKVAKLHEKMANQRKDFLHKESHKLAKLYDCVVIEDLNMKGMSQALHFGQSVHDNGWGMFTSFLQYKLAEQGKKLIKIDKWFPSSKTCSCCGKVRKSLSLSERTFRCECGFESDRDVNAAINIKQEGMKRLAIV from the coding sequence ATGGCCAACAAAGCCTATCAGTTCCGTCTATACCCAACAAAAGAACAAGAACAACTGCTCGCCAAAACCTTCGGTTGTGTCCGTTTCGTGTATAACAAAATGCTTGAAGAGCGCATACAACTGTTTGAAAAGTTCAAGGACGATAAAGAATCCTTGAAACAGCAAAAATTTCCGACCCCTGCCAAGTACAAAAAGGAGTTTCCTTGGCTAAAAGAAGTGGATAGCCTTGCGCTGGCAAACGCCCAATTGAATTTGCAAAAAGCGTTTCAAAACTTCTTTTCTGGCCGCGCTGGATTTCCAAAGCTCAAAAACCGCAAGGCGAAACAGTCGTACACCACAAATGTGGTGAATGGCAACATGAAGCTTTCAGATGGCTATATCAAGTTGCCCAAACTGAAATGGATCAAGCTCAGGCAACACCGGGAGATTCCTGCCCACCATATCATCAAGGCTTGTACGATCACGAAAACAAAAACAGGAAAATACTATATTTCGATTCTCACAGAGTACGAACATCAACCGGCACCAAAAGAAGTACAAACGGTTGTTGGGCTTGACTTTTCCATGAGTACGCTGTATGTCGATAGCGAGGGGAAGAGAGCCAATTATCCTCGATTCTATCGCAAAGCATTGGAAAAATTAGCGAAAGAACAGCGTAAATTGTCTCGTAAAAAGAAAGGCTCGAATCGTTGGCATAAACAGCGTCTGAAAGTAGCGAAGTTGCATGAGAAAATGGCCAACCAGCGCAAGGACTTTCTGCATAAGGAGTCGCACAAATTAGCGAAACTTTATGATTGCGTGGTCATCGAAGACCTCAACATGAAGGGAATGTCCCAAGCCCTCCATTTCGGTCAAAGCGTTCATGACAATGGCTGGGGCATGTTCACCTCTTTCCTTCAGTACAAGTTGGCCGAACAGGGGAAGAAGCTGATCAAAATCGACAAATGGTTTCCATCATCGAAAACTTGTTCGTGCTGCGGCAAAGTGAGGAAGTCTCTATCGCTTTCTGAGCGTACATTCCGCTGTGAATGTGGATTCGAGAGCGACAGGGACGTCAATGCGGCCATCAATATCAAACAGGAGGGCATGAAACGATTAGCGATAGTCTAA